Proteins from one Cyprinus carpio isolate SPL01 chromosome B15, ASM1834038v1, whole genome shotgun sequence genomic window:
- the LOC109090051 gene encoding olfactory receptor 52K1-like, producing MKHLSAQNLSFSEFRLNGFYSLGEWRPFLFIPFFLMFLLAITGNSILMFLIKTQKSLHSPMYILIGVMAGVDLIMPIFFVPNMLLSFLFSWSGISLTGCLIQMFGIHFVGALQITLLFWMALDRYFAICKPLYYHKYMEIPNFLKFVFAPLIRNGLLIVTMVSLAGKLTFCATNVIDHCFCEHMALVQLACEDITFNNIVGLLAAFFIAAADFILITVSYVVMFISVLKSGKVHMKAFNTCITHLIVLSISLTTALISFLSYRIRNNISSNNRIFISIIYLFFPSCLHPLIYGWRIKEIRQTFLKFINKPNVFPLKN from the coding sequence ATGAAGCATCTTTCTGCACAAAATCTCTCATTCAGCGAGTTCAGGTTAAATGGTTTCTACAGTCTAGGAGAATGGAGGCCTTTTTTATTTATCCCTttctttctgatgtttttattggCTATCACAGGAAATTCTATTcttatgtttttgatcaaaactCAAAAATCTCTGCACTCTCCCATGTATATTCTAATAGGTGTTATGGCAGGTGTTGACTTGATTATGCCTATATTTTTTGTACCTAACATGCTTCttagttttttattcagttgGAGTGGGATATCTCTAACAGGTTGTTTAATACAAATGTTTGGCATTCATTTTGTTGGAGCACTGCAAATTACTTTGCTGTTTTGGATGGCACTGGATCGTTACTTTGCGATATGCAAACCTCTTTACTATCATAAATACATGGAAATTCCTAACTTTCTAAAGTTTGTTTTTGCACCATTAATCAGAAATGGACTCCTGATTGTCACCATGGTCTCTCTGGCTGGAAAACTGACATTTTGTGCAACAAATGTTATTGATCACTGTTTTTGTGAGCACATGGCATTGGTTCAGTTAGCATGTGAAGatataacttttaataatattgtagGACTTCTGGCTGCTTTCTTTATAGCAGCGGCAGATTTTATTCTCATTACTGTCTcttatgttgtaatgtttatcTCTGTTCTGAAATCTGGAAAAGTTCACATGAAGGCCTTTAACACCTGCATTACTCACTTAATTGTCTTGTCAATTAGTTTGACAACTGCtttgatttcatttttgtcaTATAGAATAAGAAATAACATTTCTTCCAATAACCGTATATTTATAAGCATCATCTATTTATTTTTCCCAAGCTGTCTACACCCACTAATCTATGGATGGAGAATAAAAGAAATAAGGCAAACATTTCTTAAGTTCATAAACAAACCAAAtgtatttcctttaaaaaattgA
- the LOC109068789 gene encoding olfactory receptor 56A5-like, translated as MDEEPRMEQSSCRPRVTPKIRWAKAEQKAQATEAEAGLRKTAVEPGGLRMEVELEGRRSLKELVGCSDKAKSEEWSPEVVDGHRQVTSGISPSAAGVWAGPPSKPSISTSTPTMHGVAGSHTWMNKSIVSTLANIFIMLVIYLESSLHKPMYIFLFNLLCSGLLGSSAVWPKVLSNLLTDLHTSSYEGCLLQVYLLSIYTVCTYFTLTVMAYDRYISICKPLQYHNIMNPSKIKSWLMISNLIPVFSVAGQIYLTSRIPLCSHTLNKLFCDNLSVINISCSTSSFSLLSNVYGLLIIVCLSVLPTFLIVLSYVKILSVSLKVSENSQSKALGTCIPHLIIFINFSIATFFSVIYNRLTVIMPIEMNVFISFQVTLLPPLLHPVIYGVRTKEIRKCTFKITQRLYASTNCYYTSKLKVPKIFAISGSL; from the exons ATGGATGAGGAGCCCAGGATGGAGCAGAGCAGCTGCAGACCCAGGGTGACACCAAAGATCCGgtgggccaaggcggagcagaaggctcaggcgaccgAGGCGGAGGCGGGGCTCCGGAAGACTGCTGTGGAGCCGGGGggactgaggatggaggtggagctggagggaaggaggagcctgaaaGAGCTGGTGGGATGTAGTGATAAGGCGAAgtcagaggagtggagtcccgaggtgGTGGATGGTCATCgacaag TGACCAGTGGCATCTCACCCTCAGCAGCAGGAGTGTGGGCAGGGCCTCCCTCCaagccctcgatctccaccagtACTCCCACGATGcacggtgttgccggctcacacacctg GATGAACAAGTCTATTG TTTCAACCTTAGCAAACATATTCATAATGCTTGTTATATACTTAGAATCGAGTCTCCATAAaccaatgtatatatttttgtttaacctGTTATGCAGTGGACTGCTCGGAAGCAGTGCAGTTTGGCCAAAAGTGCTTTCAAATCTCCTAACTGATTTGCACACTAGTTCATATGAGGGGTGTCTTCTTCAAGTCTATTTGCTTAGTATTTACACTGTTTGCACTTACTTTACTTTAACAGTAATGGCCTATGATAGGTATATATCCATTTGTAAGCCATTACAGTACCATAATATCATGAATCctagtaaaattaaaagttgGCTAATGATAAGCAACTTAATTCCTGTTTTCTCAGTAGCTGGTCAAATATATTTGACATCAAGAATTCCCTTATGCAGCCATACTCTTAACAAACTATTTTGTGATAATCTTTCAGTCATTAACATATCATGTAGTACAAGTAGCTTCAGCCTTTTAAGCAATGTGTATGGTTTGCTTATAATAGTTTGTTTATCCGTGCTCCCTACATTTCTAATTGTGCTGtcttatgttaaaatactttctgttAGTTTAAAGGTGTCAGAAAATAGTCAAAGCAAGGCACTTGGAACTTGCATTCCTCATTTGATAATCTTCATTAACTTTTCAATTgccacatttttttctgttatatataACAGACTGACTGTGATTATGCCTATCGAGatgaatgtttttatatcattCCAAGTAACACTATTGCCACCACTTTTGCATCCAGTAATATATGGTGTTAGAACCAAAGAGatcagaaaatgtacatttaaaataacacagagaTTGTATGCATCAACAAACTGTTATTATACTTCAAAACTAAAAGTACCTAAAATATTTGCAATTTCAGGATCTCTGTAA